A single window of Arcobacter venerupis DNA harbors:
- the soxY gene encoding thiosulfate oxidation carrier protein SoxY — protein MINRRNFLGLGLGAVAVAVIPGKLSAIDFRETKPKAWTATKVDEAVKELFGTTATTEGSIKLNAPDIAENGAVIPVSFETDLKATKIAVFQDANPESAVAVFTIPENAVIDYAIRIKLAKTGTVTVIAEADGKLYSASKLVKVTIGGCGG, from the coding sequence ATGATTAATAGAAGAAATTTTTTAGGTTTAGGATTAGGAGCTGTGGCAGTTGCTGTAATTCCTGGTAAATTAAGTGCAATTGATTTTAGAGAAACTAAGCCAAAAGCTTGGACTGCAACAAAAGTTGATGAAGCGGTAAAAGAACTTTTTGGAACAACAGCTACAACTGAGGGAAGTATTAAATTAAATGCTCCTGATATTGCTGAAAATGGTGCTGTAATTCCTGTTTCTTTTGAAACAGATTTAAAAGCTACAAAAATTGCTGTTTTCCAAGATGCAAATCCTGAAAGTGCAGTTGCAGTATTTACAATTCCTGAAAATGCAGTAATTGATTATGCAATTAGAATTAAATTAGCAAAAACTGGAACAGTAACAGTTATAGCAGAAGCTGATGGAAAATTATATTCAGCATCAAAATTAGTAAAAGTAACTATTGGTGGATGTGGTGGTTGA
- a CDS encoding thioredoxin family protein, whose amino-acid sequence MIKTLLIWLFLFMNLIADYKEGKEIFQNKCSSCHENYIDINIIKENFFDKNNKLLNLKAPTVNMLAYEIMDSSKKIGDETDPEMREIEIQSFLKSYLENPDRFNSICDEHILKYYDVKKSMKLSDDEYNNLAIFFMEYKKHLTIKDTTANTLASTNESEILKKAKKENKLIMVYVNSKTCHYCKTMNKEVLGLEDVQTQINKNYLFIKIDVDETALPFDLKKVYKQITPTFFVLSKEGTYLKQYPGAWVKSDFLEILKENVK is encoded by the coding sequence TTGATAAAAACTTTACTGATATGGCTTTTTCTTTTTATGAATTTAATTGCTGACTATAAAGAGGGAAAAGAAATCTTCCAAAATAAATGTTCCTCTTGCCATGAAAACTACATTGATATTAATATAATAAAAGAGAATTTTTTTGATAAGAATAATAAGCTTTTAAATTTAAAAGCACCAACTGTTAATATGTTAGCTTATGAAATTATGGATAGTTCAAAAAAAATAGGCGATGAAACAGACCCAGAAATGAGAGAAATTGAAATACAAAGTTTTTTAAAATCATATTTAGAGAATCCGGATAGATTTAATTCAATTTGTGATGAACATATTTTAAAATATTATGATGTTAAAAAAAGTATGAAACTAAGTGATGATGAATACAATAATTTAGCGATATTTTTTATGGAATATAAAAAACATTTAACAATTAAAGATACTACAGCAAACACTTTAGCAAGTACAAATGAATCTGAAATTTTAAAAAAAGCAAAAAAAGAAAATAAACTTATTATGGTTTATGTTAATTCAAAAACTTGTCATTATTGTAAAACAATGAATAAAGAAGTTCTAGGTTTAGAAGATGTTCAAACTCAAATAAATAAAAATTATTTATTTATAAAAATTGATGTTGATGAAACAGCTTTACCTTTTGATTTGAAAAAAGTTTATAAACAAATAACGCCAACTTTTTTTGTTCTTTCAAAAGAGGGAACTTATCTTAAACAATATCCTGGAGCTTGGGTAAAAAGTGATTTTTTAGAAATTTTAAAAGAGAATGTGAAATAA
- a CDS encoding alpha/beta fold hydrolase, which translates to MFKKFLILTSLIFAFNLSLNAKQISEFECAKKGENFIFAGNECIKYKEFKGEVEGTINIIVHGTWKEGTDTLARYAPFAEDIAMRTDVTTIAVALPGYAGSSTNKFTSLSHDGVENLAAKKEYVEFLGQLVEELKNKYDASTVTYIGHSAGCMMGATLTGLKPDLINNILCAGGVYNIHEKTDVKDLISISDVLDKVNKQTKFALVYGTADDISPPKLTLDFYKLAKEKGLDVRLVEAKDALHLDLDMTNASINAILELVEE; encoded by the coding sequence ATGTTTAAAAAATTTTTAATTTTAACAAGCTTGATTTTTGCATTTAATTTATCATTAAATGCAAAACAAATATCAGAATTTGAGTGTGCAAAAAAAGGTGAAAATTTTATATTTGCAGGTAATGAATGTATAAAATACAAAGAGTTCAAAGGTGAAGTTGAAGGTACAATAAATATTATTGTTCATGGAACTTGGAAAGAAGGAACTGACACACTTGCAAGATATGCTCCTTTTGCTGAAGATATTGCAATGAGAACAGATGTTACAACAATAGCCGTTGCCCTTCCTGGATATGCTGGAAGTTCTACAAATAAATTTACATCTTTATCTCATGATGGAGTTGAAAATTTGGCTGCAAAAAAAGAGTATGTTGAATTTTTAGGGCAATTAGTTGAGGAATTAAAAAATAAATATGATGCTTCAACTGTTACATACATAGGTCATAGTGCTGGTTGTATGATGGGTGCAACATTAACTGGCCTTAAACCAGATTTGATAAATAATATTCTTTGTGCTGGAGGAGTTTATAATATCCATGAAAAAACAGATGTTAAAGATTTAATCTCAATAAGTGATGTATTAGATAAAGTTAATAAACAAACAAAATTTGCTCTTGTTTATGGAACAGCAGATGATATTTCTCCACCTAAGTTAACACTTGATTTTTATAAATTAGCAAAAGAAAAAGGTTTAGATGTAAGACTTGTAGAAGCAAAAGATGCTCTTCACTTGGATTTAGATATGACAAATGCCTCAATAAATGCTATTTTAGAATTGGTTGAAGAGTAA
- the soxZ gene encoding thiosulfate oxidation carrier complex protein SoxZ, whose translation MADSTKIKAKLKDGIVEVKALATHPMLSYQEAERAKKEANFITYVVAKVGGKIVYEASTSQFLSKDPYMKFSFKGGAVGDDIEITWKDLKGTTDVSTEKIK comes from the coding sequence ATGGCAGATTCAACAAAAATAAAAGCAAAATTAAAAGATGGAATAGTTGAAGTAAAAGCATTAGCAACACATCCAATGTTAAGTTACCAAGAAGCAGAAAGAGCAAAAAAAGAAGCAAACTTTATTACTTATGTAGTAGCAAAAGTTGGTGGGAAAATTGTTTATGAAGCTTCTACAAGTCAATTTTTATCAAAAGACCCGTATATGAAATTTTCATTTAAAGGTGGAGCAGTTGGTGATGATATTGAGATTACTTGGAAAGATTTAAAAGGTACTACAGATGTTAGTACTGAAAAAATTAAATAG
- the soxA gene encoding sulfur oxidation c-type cytochrome SoxA — protein MLSKIVKSTAFLALTVCALNAADFNAKAEKDRIEAVKYFEAKFADPEKNKDKFFPYATDDELKNDYEKNLKHDDFNIGTYAYSKDAKSQYEAIKEMPPYESDIETGEALYNKKFANGKSFATCFPDPAVTNMYPYFDEKKKDVVTLTSAVNDCLRDNGEKEWDTKKGDIANLQAYLVNATTEAGKKFDIKIQSEAAKKAYEAGKEYYYTQRGYLKMSCATCHIQGAGQRVRNEKLSPLVGQITQFPVYRLKWESLGTIERRLSGCIVDQGQVAPKDESTQMKELIYFIAYISNGMAIDGPDIRK, from the coding sequence ATGTTATCAAAAATTGTAAAGTCAACAGCATTTCTAGCATTAACAGTATGTGCTTTAAATGCAGCTGATTTTAATGCAAAAGCAGAGAAAGATAGAATTGAAGCCGTAAAATATTTTGAAGCAAAGTTTGCTGATCCTGAAAAAAACAAAGATAAATTTTTCCCTTATGCAACTGATGATGAGTTGAAAAATGATTATGAAAAAAATTTAAAGCATGATGACTTTAATATTGGAACTTATGCATATTCAAAAGATGCGAAATCACAATATGAAGCAATTAAAGAGATGCCACCATATGAGTCAGATATTGAAACAGGAGAAGCTTTATATAACAAAAAGTTTGCAAATGGTAAATCATTTGCAACTTGTTTTCCAGATCCTGCTGTAACAAACATGTATCCATATTTTGATGAAAAGAAAAAAGATGTTGTAACTTTAACTTCAGCTGTTAACGATTGTTTAAGAGATAATGGTGAAAAAGAATGGGATACAAAAAAAGGTGACATTGCAAATCTTCAAGCATATTTAGTAAATGCAACAACTGAAGCTGGTAAAAAATTTGATATTAAAATTCAAAGTGAAGCAGCTAAAAAAGCATATGAAGCAGGAAAAGAGTATTACTATACTCAAAGAGGATATTTAAAAATGTCATGTGCAACTTGTCATATTCAAGGTGCAGGTCAAAGAGTTAGAAATGAAAAACTTTCTCCACTTGTAGGACAAATTACACAATTCCCTGTTTACAGATTAAAATGGGAGAGTTTAGGAACTATTGAAAGAAGATTATCAGGATGTATTGTTGATCAAGGACAAGTTGCACCAAAAGATGAAAGTACTCAAATGAAAGAACTTATATATTTCATAGCGTATATATCAAATGGTATGGCAATTGATGGTCCAGATATAAGAAAATAA
- the soxB gene encoding thiosulfohydrolase SoxB, translated as MSKLSRREFVYMMAVLGAAPVFANSHTRMTDITNKLEDYYKLKPFGNARFLHMTDCHAQLLPVYFREPSVNLGFFSNFGKPPHIVGEKLLDYYGIKGNKRLEYAYSCVNFEEHAKVMGKVGGFSQIKTVVDFLRDSYGKEKTLLLDGGDTWQGTATALWTRGKDMVGAMNLLGVDVAVGHWEFTYKAEEVLENVKLLNAEFLAQNIFVKEDSLMNGIEAYDEESGLAFKPYTIKQMGNARVAIIGQAFPYTTIANPQRFIPDWTFGIKDDNMQEIVNKIKEEEKPDAIIVLSHNGFDTDKKMAEVCTGIDFIMGGHTHDGVPEAVPVKNASGTTYVCNAGSNGKFLNVLDLDIQNGKIKDFKFTLLPIFSDLIPENKEMKKYIEDVRLPFLKDLTREIATTDTTLFRRGNFNGSWDQIICDALLEVKEAQISLSPGFRWGTSVMPGQAITFDDLMTQTAMTYPETYARDITGTDIKAILEDVADNLFNEDPYYQQGGDMVRTGGISYKINPKGKMGERISDIVLTKTGQKLDANKSYKVAGWSTVGAQSPGEPVWETVETYLKNVKHISNIKVDTPDIIGVKGNPGII; from the coding sequence ATGAGTAAATTAAGTAGAAGAGAGTTTGTTTATATGATGGCTGTACTTGGTGCTGCTCCTGTATTTGCTAATTCTCATACAAGAATGACAGATATTACAAACAAGTTAGAAGATTATTATAAATTAAAACCATTTGGTAATGCAAGATTTTTACATATGACAGATTGTCATGCTCAACTATTACCTGTATATTTTAGAGAGCCTAGTGTTAACTTAGGATTTTTTAGTAATTTTGGTAAACCACCTCATATTGTAGGTGAGAAGTTACTTGATTATTATGGAATTAAAGGTAATAAAAGACTTGAATATGCGTATTCATGTGTAAATTTTGAAGAACACGCAAAAGTGATGGGAAAAGTTGGTGGATTTTCTCAAATTAAAACTGTTGTTGATTTTCTAAGAGATAGTTATGGAAAAGAAAAAACTCTTTTATTAGATGGTGGAGATACTTGGCAAGGAACTGCAACTGCACTTTGGACAAGAGGTAAAGATATGGTTGGTGCTATGAATTTACTTGGTGTTGATGTGGCTGTTGGGCATTGGGAATTTACATATAAAGCAGAAGAAGTTTTAGAAAATGTAAAATTACTAAATGCAGAATTTTTAGCTCAAAATATTTTTGTAAAAGAAGATTCTTTAATGAATGGTATTGAAGCTTATGATGAAGAAAGTGGATTAGCATTTAAACCATATACGATTAAACAAATGGGTAATGCAAGAGTTGCAATTATTGGTCAAGCATTCCCTTATACAACTATTGCAAATCCTCAAAGATTTATTCCTGATTGGACTTTTGGGATTAAAGATGACAATATGCAAGAAATTGTAAACAAAATCAAAGAGGAAGAAAAACCAGATGCAATTATCGTTCTTTCTCATAATGGTTTTGATACTGATAAAAAAATGGCAGAAGTTTGTACAGGAATTGATTTTATTATGGGTGGGCATACTCATGATGGTGTTCCAGAAGCTGTTCCTGTTAAAAATGCTAGTGGTACAACGTATGTTTGTAATGCAGGAAGTAATGGTAAATTCTTAAATGTTTTAGATTTAGATATTCAAAATGGAAAAATCAAAGACTTTAAATTTACACTTTTACCAATTTTCTCAGATTTAATTCCTGAAAATAAAGAGATGAAAAAATATATTGAAGATGTAAGACTTCCTTTCTTAAAAGATTTAACAAGAGAAATTGCAACAACTGATACAACACTATTTAGAAGAGGAAACTTCAATGGTTCTTGGGATCAAATTATTTGTGATGCACTTTTAGAAGTAAAAGAAGCGCAGATTTCATTAAGTCCAGGATTTAGATGGGGAACTTCTGTAATGCCAGGACAAGCAATTACTTTTGATGATTTAATGACACAAACAGCAATGACATATCCAGAAACATATGCAAGAGATATAACAGGAACAGATATTAAAGCTATTTTAGAAGATGTTGCTGATAACTTATTTAATGAAGACCCATATTATCAACAAGGTGGAGATATGGTAAGAACAGGTGGAATTTCATATAAAATTAATCCAAAAGGAAAAATGGGTGAAAGAATATCTGATATAGTTCTTACAAAAACAGGTCAAAAACTTGATGCAAACAAATCTTATAAAGTTGCAGGTTGGTCAACAGTTGGTGCTCAATCTCCTGGTGAACCAGTTTGGGAAACAGTTGAAACATATTTAAAAAATGTAAAACATATTAGTAATATTAAAGTTGATACTCCTGATATTATTGGAGTAAAAGGTAATCCTGGCATTATCTAA
- a CDS encoding DsrE family protein, with the protein MKKIILIILITICSYAQSKFNDPQPTFENPRKLVINLHNDDLDTVNHTIGSIYNILKEYPSDTLKVAVVLYGKGMRAIKKDYDKNTLARITSLMEYDVEFVGCRNTMETMNWKDDDFIDGVEFVQAGIVEVIERQMIGYVGITPY; encoded by the coding sequence ATGAAAAAAATTATATTAATTATATTAATAACAATATGTTCTTATGCTCAATCAAAGTTTAATGATCCTCAACCGACATTTGAAAACCCTAGAAAATTAGTAATAAATTTACATAATGATGATTTAGATACGGTTAATCATACTATTGGTTCAATTTATAATATTCTAAAAGAGTATCCAAGTGATACTTTAAAAGTTGCAGTTGTTTTATATGGGAAAGGTATGAGAGCAATAAAAAAAGATTATGATAAAAATACACTTGCTCGAATTACATCTTTAATGGAATATGATGTTGAATTTGTGGGATGTAGAAATACGATGGAAACAATGAACTGGAAAGATGATGATTTTATTGATGGCGTTGAATTTGTTCAAGCTGGAATTGTAGAAGTAATTGAGAGACAAATGATTGGATATGTTGGTATCACACCTTATTAA
- a CDS encoding MOSC domain-containing protein, with the protein MKDLGIVLETFSATKESSGLPRPKVRELNLIKDFGIENDKFAGKKLDQTVMIVGIKSYKIALENGIKLEYGSLGENILLDFDPHDLIVNQELIIGTSIIQITQICTVCSHLSIFGEELPTLLKNHRGLYCKILKDGIISKDMIVKIKE; encoded by the coding sequence ATGAAAGATTTAGGAATTGTATTAGAAACATTTAGTGCCACAAAAGAATCAAGTGGACTTCCTCGGCCAAAAGTCAGAGAATTAAATCTTATAAAAGATTTTGGAATAGAAAATGATAAATTTGCAGGAAAAAAACTTGATCAAACTGTTATGATTGTAGGAATAAAGTCTTATAAAATAGCTTTAGAAAATGGAATAAAATTAGAGTATGGAAGTTTAGGAGAAAATATTTTATTAGATTTTGATCCACATGATTTAATTGTCAATCAAGAGTTAATAATAGGAACTTCAATAATTCAAATTACTCAAATATGTACCGTTTGTAGTCATCTTAGTATTTTTGGTGAAGAATTACCAACTTTACTAAAAAATCATAGAGGACTTTATTGTAAAATCTTAAAAGATGGTATCATATCAAAAGATATGATAGTAAAAATTAAGGAATAA
- a CDS encoding DJ-1/PfpI family protein: MSKRILILAGDFVEDYELMVPFQCLKMLGYVVDVVCPDKKAGDQIKTAIHDFEGDQTYTEKPGHNFALNASFSEVDELSYDALLIPGGRAPEYIRLNARVIEIVQNFNSANKPIASVCHGILVLAAAGIIKNKTCSCYPACAPDVGLGGGTWADIGFESAIVDGNLVTAAAWPAHPEWLAKFNELLLTK, encoded by the coding sequence ATGTCAAAAAGAATTTTAATATTAGCTGGTGATTTTGTGGAAGATTATGAACTTATGGTTCCTTTTCAATGTCTAAAGATGTTAGGTTATGTTGTTGATGTTGTTTGTCCAGATAAAAAAGCAGGAGATCAAATTAAAACTGCTATTCATGATTTTGAGGGTGACCAAACTTATACAGAAAAACCTGGTCACAACTTTGCTTTAAATGCTTCTTTTTCAGAAGTTGATGAATTATCTTATGATGCGTTACTAATTCCTGGTGGACGTGCTCCTGAGTATATTAGATTAAATGCAAGAGTTATTGAAATTGTTCAAAACTTCAATAGCGCAAATAAACCAATTGCTTCTGTTTGTCATGGTATTTTAGTTCTTGCAGCTGCTGGAATTATAAAAAATAAAACTTGTTCTTGTTATCCAGCTTGTGCTCCTGATGTGGGTCTTGGTGGTGGAACATGGGCAGATATTGGATTTGAAAGTGCAATTGTTGATGGGAATTTAGTAACAGCTGCTGCTTGGCCTGCACATCCTGAATGGTTAGCTAAATTTAATGAGTTATTATTAACAAAATAA